In the genome of Brachypodium distachyon strain Bd21 chromosome 3, Brachypodium_distachyon_v3.0, whole genome shotgun sequence, the window TaaagcttttctttttgtcaaaAGCGAAACCAAACGGACGCTTAGTTTAATGTGCTGTGATTTGTTATACGATCATCTGCCGCCTCAATTTTTCGAACATTATCATCCACAGTGCGAGCTTACCTGCGTATTTGTTTTGCATAGGTATTGTGTTTCTTTATAAAGAAAACCAATTAAAACATGACtggtggtgcatgcatgctacacTCAAGGAAGATGAACCAAATATAAACATTCattgcacctccagcaggttCGCTAAAACTGGTTCCCTAAAACCAGTCTTAGACGTAAGAGAGAAAGAATTGCTGAAAATTTGCCACTCCTCCACAGGTTCCCTAAACCCATTccctatttatttttttgcatcaCAATGGCATGTGGGGTCCATCCGTCAGTGACATAACcggtctcttcttcttcctgtgtCTCCTTCTTCCCCCAACTCCCATCCTTTGCCAGAGCTCCAGCCGCGCTCCACCGACTCGCCGCCCGCAAGCACGCCGCCGCTACGGCCAGGCCCTGCCGATCTctgcgccgccgaccgcgccgcctctCGACGGCCCGCACACGCCGGGGCAccgaaccgccgccgccgcctctctgcACGGCCGCACGCGCCGCCATCGCTCCGCCGTTGcccgccgctcgctcgccaTCGTCGCTGCTCTGCAGGCTTGGGCCGCCGTTgcttcgcccgcgccgccgctccacaTGCGCCACCTGCCGCTACCCACGATTTGGACCGGGAAATCGCTCGAGGAGCTCCACGGGAGGTGCGGGATTCCTTCAGAGGGCTCCGGGAGGCGTAGGAGCCTGTGGCTGAGCTCCTCGACGCGGGGGCGGCGCAAATCAGACGGCAGCGTGGGCCAATTTTGGAGCGTCgaccggcggcgtgggggaCGGCAGCGCGGGCCAATTTCGGCATCTCCTGCCCCAATTCTAGCTGGGCATGGGTCGGGGCAAATTGCGGAAGGGCGGTGTGGTCCTGGGCGAGCCGCAGTTGGCCGGAGATGGCCGGCATCGGCGACGATGGGGTGGGAGCGTGTTCTGGCCAAACGTAACAGAGATGAAACCGGCAGTTATTTTGCCGCCGGAGCTTTTCACGTTTTATGAAATGAGGAGTCTCGTGGAAGAGGCCAGAGAATTTAGGAAAGTTCACTAAAAATTTAGATATTGTGAATCACATTTCCAACTACGTACCCATATTTAAGGAGAATATCCAAAAACTGTCAATATGGATATTTTGTCCAAAAATCTAGCTCCAGCAGCATATCAAACAAAATTGGatactcatttttttttgatagcTACACATATTCTATCCCTCGATACCCAAATTTGGGTATTCCCAGCTAGACTACCCAAACGACCCAAAACGAAGCGCGCGCACCCAACTGCCACGAGCGGGAACTTTCCGCGCGTcctgcctcccccgccgcccgcgaaatcgagccgccgccggcaagatGGAGCAGACCGGCGACCTCCTCGCGCCGCCCGACAGCTCCTCCGTCCTCATTGGTGCCCCTGCCGGCGTGCCCGTCACCCCCCTGCCCCCAGCCGAGCCCGCAACAGGCGCCGCCCCCAAGCCAAAGGCCCATCGGCGGCTAGGGCTGGCGCTGCCGCTGGCCGGCGTTCCGTGGCCCCCCTCCGCCACTCCGACGATGGTCGGGCATGGCTCCGCCGCCCCTCCCCTGCCGGCTGCGACCACAACATCGAGGAAGCGGGTTCCCTGTGACCCGTCCGCGCCGGCGTCCAAGCGGCCGGCGAAGAAGGCACCGCCAGCCCCTCCTACGGCctccctgcctcctcctcctcctcctcctgcagccTCTGGCCCCGCTGCacccgctcctcctctccctccggTGGCACCTGCACCTGCCGTGACCGAGGTGTTCGATGGAATGCCTGAAAGGTATGAAATTTGAGCAATTTAATGGATTTGAGATGAAATGTTTAAAACTGAATCTTTCTAGCTCTAAAGATACTTCTAAATAATGGATCCTTTTGCATTTGGGAGTTCTTTTGTGACTAATGGTCCCAGTCCATTAGTTTCGACACGAGAGTGATATTTGTTTCTCTATTCTTTAGAAAATGAACTGAAGTGTGTGCCTTGTGAGAGCCACCCTAAACCATTAGGATGAGGAGGCAGGGAGGGGGAGTTGTTGTGTAGAGCATGGCAAACCATCACTCTAGATGCAATCACCGGTGTTGAGCAACAAAGCAACACCTATTGGGAACGTATCCATGATCACTACAAGGACAACAACAAGGAGGGCTTGTACCGATCACGAGTATCACTCTCACATAGATGGCAAACTATACAAGCGGATTGCCAAAAGTGGGCAGCATGTTTGGCACAAGGAACCTGGTGGAGCTGGGGTTTTTTTGTGCAACTTCTAGGTAACGGTGGTAGTCTGATAGTTATTTTAGGGAACTTGCTAGAGATGCTCGACATATACCGATCTTTTCCAATCTGAACTTCCGTGATTCAGTTTACCGAATCACGGAAATTCAGTTTCGTCCAGCTCGCCGCAGAACAGAATATCGAAAATGCAACCCGAACTTTcgaattcaaacatggtgcGAATTATTTAAACAACATAACTTGGACGAACACATCACATTTCATACGACATCATGTTTTCCATACGAAAATACAAAATCCTAAACAAAAGATCAGGAGTAAACAACAAAACACGTCGGCACCATCTTCATGCCGCGCCGGAATCTACCTCCGCCATCTCCGCCtactcgtcgtcgtcgaagaTTACGACCACTGGAGTCTTGGAGAGCTTGATGGCCAACTCGAGGTCGGCCTGCTCCTTTGCATTTCGGCGCGCTTTGTCCTCGGCAAGGCTTACCCTCGACTGCTCCTTCACTTCACACATGATGGAGTCGTTGGAGCTGTCCTAGTAGAAGCCGTCGgaatcctcctcctcctcgccggagctAGCGACGGAAGGGCCACTGCCGCGGCAGGCCGCAGTGCGGGAGgactcggcctcctcccgaGGCGTTGACGGCGCGGGAACCGGCGCTGCGCCCTCTCTGCCTCCTCCACCGGGTATGCATCCTACTGGCAACGGGCTTCGTTGCtgaggtggcggcggtggtacCACCTCAGCATGCCCTGCCGGCGGGCACCTAGGCGGCGCTGCTCGTCGGGGGTGAGGGCGGTGTCGGTGTCGGTGGCGGTGGTCCTGTTTCCCAACCACGGTGGGGAAGCGGTCCGGAAGCCGCGACGAGTGGTGGACGAGGACTGCGGACTCATTGCAGTAGCTTCCGACGGTGGCGCGTTTCTGATTTGCTACGGAAACGGCCCTCGGAGGGGCCGTTTCGG includes:
- the LOC112271778 gene encoding nascent polypeptide-associated complex subunit alpha, muscle-specific form-like, giving the protein MEQTGDLLAPPDSSSVLIGAPAGVPVTPLPPAEPATGAAPKPKAHRRLGLALPLAGVPWPPSATPTMVGHGSAAPPLPAATTTSRKRVPCDPSAPASKRPAKKAPPAPPTASLPPPPPPPAASGPAAPAPPLPPVAPAPAVTEVFDGMPERTASHGDVHGDRQCGTPRRRRRDCVPWRRRRGPAVPHPMAAAAAWTGTWRDGRGRDGEGEEGIEWVPVERRDFGRGEAGGRWRRLAWQGAAVACGLGEMREKEREKRIGSSGGGIWMSCYTRLTSSVPDPYCFG